From the genome of Candidatus Aminicenantes bacterium:
AGATCGAGGCGTATCTGCAAACCTTTCCGACCGTGGATATCTTCATTTCCCACAACTCGCCGCGCCGGGTGCACGACCGTGAAGATGGGATGCATACCGGTTTCAGCGGTCTGAACCACTACATCGAACGCGCAGCGCCGCGCCTGCTCCTGCACGGCCACCAGCACCGGAACTGCGAAACGGCGCTGGAGCGCACCCGCGTGGTCGGCTGCTTCGGCTGGCGGGCGATCGAGATCCTTCCTTAGATTGCTCCCCAACATTATGATAATTCAAGACCTGCCCCTAATTTCCGTTGTTTATTTATCTCTTGCCGGGAAAATGCTTCTCGAGGAATTTCAGCAGCGTTTGCGAATACTCGGCGTCCTTTTCGGGCTCAATGAAGGATTCGGTGATGAAATGGCGGTCCCCATCGCGCACGAATGTTTCCACATGCCCCGGGGCGCTCCGCCGGAGCCTTTCAAAGTTGGCAAACAGGACCTGGGAGTCTCCCCGGCTGTGCATCAGCAACGCCGGCCTCTTGCCCAACTTCGCGATCTCGTTTTTGGGGCTGACCCGCCAGCCGTTCACTCCGAATTTTATCGAAGCCGCCAGTATCGAGAACGGTTTTACGATCTTGGCCAAAAGGACCGGAGCTTGCGCCGACATGCCTTCATAGAAGACATCCTGCCAGGAGGAATAGGCCGAAAGGCTTATCAGGCCGTCAATTCCGGCGATCTCGCCGATGGAGTTGATGGCGCTCGCTCCTCCCATTGACAGGCCGAAGACCACGATCGGGACATCCTTATAGGCCGCCTGGGCTCTTATCCATTCCACAACCGCCCGGGCGTCACGATACTCCTTGTAGCCCAGACAGATGACGTCGCCGCCGCTGGCTCCGTGCGCGCGCATGTCCAAAAGCACGGTGGCGTAGCCATGCTCTCTGAAAAAGCGGGCATGCCCGAAAAACGCGGTCACGGAAGGGTTATGTATTCCGGACAGGCAGACGATCACCGCTTTGGGATCATCTGTCCCGACTTCATGGACCGCGATCCGCAGCCCGTCTTCGGTCGTGACGAAGAACGGCTTGGCAATGATCCCGAAGTCGGCCGCGGACCAGACCTCGT
Proteins encoded in this window:
- a CDS encoding alpha/beta fold hydrolase yields the protein MEKSRKKKVILKAAAIIIVLLIALFTYIPFAVMHPMVDRHVDFDEVWSAADFGIIAKPFFVTTEDGLRIAVHEVGTDDPKAVIVCLSGIHNPSVTAFFGHARFFREHGYATVLLDMRAHGASGGDVICLGYKEYRDARAVVEWIRAQAAYKDVPIVVFGLSMGGASAINSIGEIAGIDGLISLSAYSSWQDVFYEGMSAQAPVLLAKIVKPFSILAASIKFGVNGWRVSPKNEIAKLGKRPALLMHSRGDSQVLFANFERLRRSAPGHVETFVRDGDRHFITESFIEPEKDAEYSQTLLKFLEKHFPGKR